From the Motacilla alba alba isolate MOTALB_02 chromosome Z, Motacilla_alba_V1.0_pri, whole genome shotgun sequence genome, one window contains:
- the NUDT2 gene encoding bis(5'-nucleosyl)-tetraphosphatase [asymmetrical]: protein MAVRACGLIIYRRLQPAPSSKVTDSIEYLLLQTSYGTHHWTPPKGHVDPGEDDLQTAFRETQEEAGLQASQLTLIEGYKKELHYPVHGKPKTVVYWLAEVKDCNTEIKLSEEHQAFQWLKLEDACKFAEYEDMQAMLKEVHQFLCSRE from the exons aTGGCTGTGAGAGCTTGTGGCTTGATCATCtacaggaggctgcagccagcaccatCCTCTAAGGTCACTGACAGCATCGAGTACCTCCTGCTGCAGACATCCTACGGCACCCACCACTGGACCCCGCCCAAAG GCCACGTGGACCCTGGGGAGGATGACCTGCAGACAGCCTTCCGGGAAACACAGGAGGAGGCTGGTCTGCAGGCCAGCCAGCTCACCCTCATCGAGGGCTACAAGAAAGAGCTGCACTATCCTGTCCATGGCAAGCCTAAGACCGTCGTGTACTGGCTGGCAGAAGTGAAGGACTGCAACACAGAAATCAAGCTGTCGGAGGAGCACCAGGCTTTCCAGTGGCTGAAACTGGAGGATGCCTGCAAATTTGCAGAATATGAGGACATGCAAGCAATGCTGAAAGAAGTGCATCAGTTTCTCTGCTCCAGAGAATAA